Proteins found in one Bdellovibrionales bacterium genomic segment:
- a CDS encoding ABC transporter permease, with protein sequence MIEIKNIRKTYKMGDNIVHALNGVSLTIEDGDFVAIMGPSGSGKSTLAHILGLLDIPSAGSYKLNGREVSQLSEDELATLRREEIGFIFQQFNLLPRMSAQQNIALPLLYSQKKDDQSQILLDKVGLGTRGGHRPNELSGGQQQRVAIARALINSPRIILADEPTGNLDSKSEKEILQILKDLNASGITIIMVTHEEDIGQQAKRLIRVRDGVIQSDERKEAPSPNKNSTVELPVENKNELVEHFREGFKTLLGNKIRTGLSMLGILIGVAAVVAMLALGRGAQKSIESELSSLGTNLLVLRAGSLRMGGVAQESGATARLSLEDVDAVKAKIPGIAQVSANVNGRVQVTYLNKNWNTQVQGVSSTYSEMRASKPERGRFFSEDENRQRARVAVIGTTIVRELFGETNPLGEMIKINKISFQVIGILPEKGANGWRDQDDVILIPVVTAMRRLLGKEFVDSADIQVQEGLPMEDIEDEILSYVNRSKNIPLSMQENAFEIRNMADIQKALTQSSSTMSSLLAMIAAISLLVGGIGIMNIMLVSVTERTKEIGLRKAIGARRRDITFQFLAESVVVSAVGGLLGILLGWGITVTLSLLIGWVTSVSLSSVLLSFFFSALIGVVFGIYPAVKASRLHPIEALRYE encoded by the coding sequence ATGATCGAAATCAAAAACATTCGTAAGACATACAAAATGGGAGACAACATCGTTCACGCGCTGAACGGTGTATCACTCACGATTGAGGACGGCGACTTTGTAGCGATCATGGGCCCCTCAGGAAGTGGCAAGTCGACTCTCGCCCATATCTTAGGCCTTTTGGATATTCCATCGGCGGGATCTTACAAGCTGAACGGGCGAGAAGTCTCCCAATTGAGCGAAGATGAATTGGCAACTCTCCGCCGTGAAGAGATTGGATTTATTTTCCAGCAGTTTAATTTATTGCCACGAATGAGCGCTCAGCAAAACATTGCACTCCCCTTGCTTTATTCTCAGAAAAAGGACGATCAGTCCCAGATCTTATTAGATAAGGTCGGTTTGGGAACTCGCGGGGGTCACCGTCCCAACGAACTTTCCGGGGGGCAACAGCAGCGGGTCGCCATCGCGCGAGCCCTGATCAATTCCCCACGAATTATTCTGGCGGATGAACCCACAGGAAATTTAGACTCTAAAAGCGAAAAAGAGATTTTGCAGATCCTCAAAGATCTTAATGCCAGCGGAATCACGATCATCATGGTGACTCACGAGGAAGACATCGGGCAACAGGCCAAAAGATTAATTCGCGTGCGCGACGGTGTGATTCAATCCGACGAGCGCAAAGAGGCGCCCTCACCTAACAAAAACTCCACTGTCGAACTCCCCGTGGAAAATAAGAACGAACTCGTGGAGCATTTTCGCGAAGGATTTAAAACCCTTCTCGGAAACAAAATACGAACGGGACTTTCGATGTTAGGAATACTGATCGGAGTGGCCGCCGTTGTCGCAATGTTGGCGCTGGGACGCGGGGCTCAAAAGTCGATCGAAAGTGAACTTTCCTCCCTGGGTACAAATCTTTTAGTGTTGCGAGCCGGCTCTTTACGAATGGGAGGGGTCGCCCAGGAATCAGGAGCCACCGCCCGCCTGAGCCTTGAGGACGTGGACGCCGTCAAAGCCAAAATTCCAGGCATCGCGCAGGTCTCCGCCAACGTCAATGGTCGCGTGCAAGTGACCTATCTGAATAAAAATTGGAACACTCAAGTGCAAGGAGTCTCCTCAACGTATTCCGAAATGCGCGCCTCTAAGCCCGAGCGCGGTCGGTTTTTTAGTGAGGACGAAAATCGACAGCGAGCTCGCGTCGCCGTCATCGGCACCACCATAGTCCGCGAACTCTTCGGCGAAACTAATCCTTTAGGGGAGATGATTAAGATCAATAAGATCAGTTTTCAAGTGATTGGAATTCTCCCCGAAAAAGGAGCAAATGGCTGGCGGGATCAAGATGATGTGATTCTCATTCCGGTGGTCACCGCGATGCGAAGACTTCTCGGAAAGGAATTTGTGGACTCCGCCGATATCCAAGTTCAAGAGGGATTACCGATGGAGGACATCGAGGACGAAATCCTCAGTTACGTGAACCGATCCAAAAATATCCCGCTGTCGATGCAAGAAAACGCTTTTGAAATTCGGAATATGGCAGACATCCAAAAAGCACTGACTCAAAGTAGCAGCACCATGTCTTCGCTCCTGGCGATGATTGCCGCGATCTCCCTGCTCGTCGGTGGAATTGGGATTATGAACATCATGCTTGTCTCCGTAACGGAACGAACCAAGGAGATTGGCCTGCGAAAAGCCATCGGCGCAAGACGTAGAGACATTACCTTTCAGTTTTTAGCGGAGTCGGTGGTGGTCAGCGCCGTAGGAGGACTCCTTGGCATTCTCCTAGGCTGGGGAATCACGGTGACGCTTTCATTACTTATTGGATGGGTGACCTCTGTATCCTTATCCTCAGTACTTCTTTCGTTTTTCTTCTCGGCGTTGATCGGTGTGGTTTTTGGAATTTATCCGGCAGTGAAAGCCTCACGACTTCATCCGATCGAAGCTCTGCGCTACGAGTAA
- a CDS encoding chalcone isomerase family protein — protein MKTIILSLALCLSTTWAQANILQLTPGTETKGGVTISTAGVATAKGVQHELVTVGSGIRVKYLIGSIGTKVYVAQLLVTDPNSYNKADGLKSAAAQSVSALVLSFVTTVPANKVYSSFEDGLVTNNVDTSAPDVSAFLNAVNSAGEAANGKNLTLLFVKNADGSETLSYEHTNGKVVEITGSAGLAEKILSIWLGTPVDGDDGLAELKVELLK, from the coding sequence ATGAAAACAATCATTTTATCGTTAGCCTTATGTTTAAGCACGACTTGGGCGCAAGCCAACATTCTTCAACTCACACCTGGAACCGAAACTAAAGGGGGAGTGACAATCTCTACCGCTGGAGTCGCTACAGCGAAAGGAGTTCAACACGAACTCGTCACCGTTGGGAGCGGAATTCGCGTGAAGTACTTGATTGGCTCGATTGGTACAAAAGTTTATGTGGCTCAGCTCTTAGTGACAGATCCTAATTCTTACAACAAAGCTGACGGCTTAAAATCCGCGGCAGCTCAATCTGTCTCGGCATTGGTTCTCTCTTTTGTGACAACAGTCCCTGCCAACAAGGTTTATAGTTCCTTCGAAGATGGACTTGTTACAAATAACGTCGACACTTCAGCTCCTGATGTGAGTGCATTTTTAAATGCCGTCAACAGCGCTGGAGAAGCGGCCAACGGTAAAAATTTAACTTTGCTTTTTGTTAAAAACGCCGATGGTTCAGAGACTCTCAGCTACGAACATACCAATGGAAAGGTTGTCGAAATCACTGGCTCGGCGGGGCTCGCCGAAAAGATCCTTTCCATTTGGCTTGGAACTCCGGTCGATGGTGATGATGGCTTAGCGGAACTTAAAGTTGAACTCTTAAAATAA
- a CDS encoding efflux RND transporter periplasmic adaptor subunit codes for MKYWIGFLLVAVIGATGYFFYKKRGATVSYRPVDVEQGTIEVKILTSGTVQPKNRLEIKPPIAGRVEDVLVVEGQAVRKGQILAWMSSTERAAMLDAARAQGAAEVRRWEDMYRPTPVISPIHGTVILRSVEPGQTFTNADAIMVLSDKLTVKAQVDETDMAQVKLKQRAVIVLDAYAKEKIEGHVDQIAFEAKTTNNVTTYQVDVVPDQTPDFMRSGMTANVTFLLEVKENIPTLPVDVIDTSAKTPKVLVPGTDGQPLEKDIETGISDGKKIEIVSGLNTGDRVLAIVQESSEKSKNSNPFSPQRMGGRRKK; via the coding sequence ATGAAGTACTGGATTGGTTTTCTGCTCGTCGCTGTGATCGGTGCGACTGGATACTTCTTTTATAAAAAACGGGGCGCGACAGTGTCCTATCGCCCGGTGGACGTGGAACAAGGGACCATCGAAGTGAAGATATTGACCAGCGGCACAGTTCAGCCCAAAAATCGTTTGGAAATCAAACCACCCATCGCCGGTCGCGTGGAAGACGTTCTTGTTGTCGAAGGTCAAGCGGTTCGCAAAGGGCAAATCTTAGCCTGGATGAGTTCTACCGAGCGCGCCGCCATGCTGGATGCCGCTCGCGCTCAGGGCGCCGCTGAAGTTCGACGTTGGGAAGATATGTATCGTCCGACACCGGTGATCTCGCCCATTCACGGCACTGTGATTTTAAGAAGCGTTGAGCCCGGGCAAACATTTACAAATGCGGATGCGATCATGGTTCTTTCGGATAAACTCACCGTCAAAGCCCAAGTCGACGAGACCGACATGGCGCAAGTGAAACTCAAGCAAAGGGCCGTTATCGTTCTCGATGCCTACGCGAAAGAAAAAATCGAAGGCCACGTGGATCAAATCGCGTTTGAGGCAAAAACAACGAATAATGTCACCACTTACCAAGTCGATGTTGTTCCCGATCAAACACCGGACTTTATGCGCAGTGGAATGACAGCCAACGTGACGTTTCTTTTAGAGGTGAAAGAGAATATTCCTACTCTTCCAGTGGACGTGATCGACACTTCGGCAAAAACGCCTAAAGTTCTAGTGCCAGGGACCGACGGCCAACCTCTCGAAAAAGACATCGAAACTGGGATCAGCGACGGAAAAAAAATCGAAATCGTGAGTGGACTCAATACGGGAGACCGCGTCCTGGCCATCGTTCAGGAATCCTCTGAAAAGAGTAAAAATAGCAATCCCTTCTCTCCGCAGCGCATGGGTGGTCGTCGCAAAAAATGA
- a CDS encoding XdhC/CoxI family protein, which produces MKDLITQAHYIKNHRGRSIIVGTISQVKGSAYRREGARKIFDLDSKFTVGLLSGGCLEGQVDQDVFSMQTFPQVRVYDTSEIEDRFFGFQKGCQGQLTIRFDKVDWNSENILERYLGFSENPHFPPVVTNVDGQSEILTRPFKLFIFGARGGAVSMMEFARTLGWTVFVNDYRKDLVEAFQHPDDVEVRSVQTQNIFLDLPLDERSAVVCMTHNYEFDLELLRQAQNLPLAYLGIIGSGKRFELLKADLKSIHSVELSSETLSRIHSPAGEKLTRSASPEVISLSVIYQIQTVLSQPS; this is translated from the coding sequence ATGAAAGATCTTATCACCCAAGCTCATTATATCAAAAATCACCGGGGCCGCTCGATCATCGTCGGCACGATTTCCCAAGTGAAAGGCTCCGCTTATCGTCGAGAAGGTGCGCGAAAAATATTTGATCTTGATTCAAAGTTCACTGTCGGGCTTCTGAGTGGTGGGTGTCTCGAAGGTCAAGTGGATCAAGACGTCTTCTCGATGCAAACTTTCCCGCAAGTTCGGGTTTATGATACGAGTGAAATCGAAGATCGCTTTTTTGGTTTTCAAAAGGGTTGCCAAGGCCAGCTCACCATTCGCTTTGATAAAGTGGATTGGAATTCGGAGAATATCTTAGAGAGGTATCTCGGATTTTCTGAAAACCCTCACTTTCCTCCAGTGGTGACTAACGTCGACGGACAGTCGGAAATTTTAACACGTCCTTTTAAGCTTTTTATATTCGGTGCACGCGGTGGTGCCGTAAGTATGATGGAGTTTGCACGAACGCTGGGTTGGACGGTTTTTGTGAATGATTATCGCAAAGATCTGGTGGAGGCATTTCAGCACCCTGACGATGTCGAAGTTCGATCGGTCCAAACGCAAAACATTTTTTTAGATTTACCTTTAGATGAAAGATCTGCGGTCGTATGCATGACTCATAACTATGAGTTTGATCTCGAACTTCTTCGCCAGGCACAAAATCTGCCGCTGGCGTATCTCGGAATCATAGGCTCTGGCAAAAGATTCGAACTTTTAAAGGCCGATTTAAAATCAATCCATTCAGTTGAGCTGAGCTCCGAAACTTTGTCTCGAATTCACTCTCCGGCCGGAGAAAAGCTGACTCGATCGGCGTCGCCAGAGGTCATCTCGCTTTCGGTGATTTATCAAATTCAAACTGTGTTGAGTCAGCCCTCATGA
- a CDS encoding TIGR02147 family protein: MWKIKVRRLLSKKLLDATQKTKDVSRRDIASIIGLSSGALSEIMNGKRTITTKTAKKIIDFLDLSTEEKAALLGEMSSNGESQKMKLDEGSREIAVNWIYYAILSVLEIDSPPKTAEEISQRLGVAQESVSSALNHLAQKNYILKQSDNTYETLHKIFTTTDNESSPMLMERHQNNLVVASHALNEIHVDQRDFTSITFPANTSKIEHGKREIRNFLNRLSADMSEGELDQVFQLNVQLFPLLDWPKAIKEK; the protein is encoded by the coding sequence ATGTGGAAAATTAAAGTCCGTCGTCTCTTGAGCAAAAAGCTCCTGGATGCGACACAAAAAACGAAAGACGTTTCTCGCCGCGATATCGCCTCCATTATCGGTTTAAGTTCTGGAGCTCTTTCCGAAATCATGAACGGCAAAAGAACGATCACGACAAAAACGGCAAAAAAAATTATCGATTTCTTGGATCTATCGACCGAGGAAAAAGCAGCACTCCTTGGAGAGATGAGCTCCAATGGCGAATCTCAAAAAATGAAACTCGATGAAGGTTCGAGAGAAATCGCGGTCAACTGGATTTACTATGCGATATTATCTGTTCTTGAAATAGATTCTCCTCCAAAAACGGCGGAGGAGATTTCCCAGCGACTCGGCGTCGCGCAGGAGAGTGTGTCGTCCGCGTTAAATCATTTGGCTCAAAAAAATTATATTCTTAAGCAAAGTGATAACACCTACGAAACGCTTCATAAGATCTTTACGACCACCGACAACGAATCCTCACCCATGCTGATGGAACGGCACCAAAACAACTTAGTTGTTGCAAGTCACGCCTTAAACGAGATTCATGTGGATCAAAGAGATTTTACGAGCATTACTTTTCCCGCAAATACGAGCAAAATTGAACACGGCAAAAGAGAAATCCGAAATTTTCTAAATCGACTTTCCGCTGACATGTCCGAGGGAGAATTGGATCAGGTTTTTCAGCTGAACGTGCAACTTTTTCCATTGCTCGACTGGCCCAAGGCTATCAAAGAAAAATAA
- a CDS encoding NTP transferase domain-containing protein has product MIVGLVLAAGESQRFGRPKQLEIFRGRTFLEIAIDNVRAGSDRCYVALGAETEASSDICQMKNSEVIHVPGWLKGQRQTLKSALQFIFERHDKVRGILVGLCDQILLEPDHYQQLRIEFQKSQKTIATEWSENSKIVHGAPILWKAEDLQLIFAKETNDSGGQELLQSVPYATLNNTMGILDVDRPSDLLVAQSFDRMKS; this is encoded by the coding sequence ATGATCGTCGGTTTAGTTCTTGCTGCGGGAGAATCACAAAGATTTGGTCGACCCAAACAACTCGAGATATTCCGGGGTCGCACGTTTTTGGAAATCGCCATCGACAATGTCCGGGCGGGAAGTGACCGCTGCTATGTGGCCTTAGGGGCTGAGACCGAAGCGTCTTCGGATATTTGCCAAATGAAAAATTCAGAGGTGATTCATGTGCCAGGTTGGTTGAAAGGTCAGCGACAAACTCTCAAGTCGGCTTTGCAGTTTATATTTGAGCGTCACGACAAAGTGCGGGGGATCTTGGTGGGACTTTGCGATCAGATTTTACTCGAGCCAGATCATTACCAACAGCTCAGGATCGAATTTCAGAAAAGTCAAAAAACCATCGCGACGGAATGGAGCGAAAACTCTAAAATCGTTCACGGCGCACCCATTCTATGGAAGGCCGAGGATCTTCAGCTGATTTTTGCAAAAGAAACGAATGATTCGGGAGGGCAAGAGCTTTTGCAATCCGTGCCTTATGCGACATTAAATAACACGATGGGGATCCTTGACGTCGACCGTCCCAGTGACTTACTCGTAGCGCAGAGCTTCGATCGGATGAAGTCGTGA
- a CDS encoding TolC family protein: protein MPTLSILTFIFALTFSTDADAASSTLTWNEAINETMRNNAEVQSAEEALRSNRYTERAAYSPFLPQINANLALNRGQSQLSFGDNASGSNLYSATLTGNWNIFNGFQDWGRREQADANTRVSALNAQITKAKVSYDLKSAYENLRYAIAYKKLTQEIIRRREENLRLVDLRFESGRENKGSVLLSRAYAEQARYDDLQAYNNQLVSSAQLARTLGRDESEELMAIDDIPGDSPERVRPNFGELAQSVPEYRQSEAREEGAAAAVTVARSQFLPALNLSGTLGKLDTEFFPEQRDRWAFGVVLSYPLFMGGRDYNTTRSALAAESSARLTRVNLRRDVVSKLEQAFANYQQAVVKFKVDESFKNAAQTRAEIARKRYNNGLMTFEDWDVIENDLITRQKTYLQSRRDRILAEASWEQALGKGVLP, encoded by the coding sequence ATGCCAACCCTGTCTATTTTGACCTTTATTTTCGCGCTGACGTTCTCCACCGACGCCGACGCCGCCTCGTCGACACTCACCTGGAACGAGGCCATCAACGAAACCATGCGCAACAATGCCGAAGTGCAGTCGGCGGAAGAAGCTTTGCGGTCCAACCGCTACACGGAGCGCGCGGCCTACAGTCCTTTTCTTCCTCAGATCAATGCCAACCTGGCTTTAAATCGCGGCCAATCTCAATTGAGTTTTGGCGATAATGCCTCCGGTTCGAACCTTTACAGCGCCACGCTGACGGGGAACTGGAATATTTTTAATGGGTTTCAAGATTGGGGGCGACGAGAGCAAGCCGACGCCAACACTCGTGTTTCGGCCCTCAACGCCCAAATCACTAAAGCCAAAGTCAGTTACGACCTTAAGTCGGCTTACGAAAATCTTCGCTACGCCATTGCTTATAAAAAACTCACTCAGGAAATCATTCGGCGGCGTGAGGAGAACTTGCGATTAGTGGATTTACGCTTTGAAAGCGGGCGCGAAAACAAGGGCTCAGTCCTGCTCTCACGCGCCTATGCCGAGCAAGCTCGCTACGATGATCTCCAAGCCTACAATAACCAATTGGTGTCTTCGGCTCAGCTCGCTCGAACATTAGGCCGCGACGAAAGCGAAGAACTCATGGCGATCGATGACATCCCCGGCGACTCTCCCGAGAGAGTTCGACCCAACTTTGGCGAACTCGCGCAAAGTGTTCCGGAGTATCGGCAGTCCGAAGCCCGCGAGGAAGGAGCCGCCGCCGCTGTCACGGTGGCGCGATCTCAATTTTTACCAGCACTCAACTTGAGTGGAACGCTTGGAAAGCTCGACACTGAATTCTTTCCCGAGCAAAGAGATCGATGGGCCTTTGGAGTTGTACTCTCCTATCCTCTTTTTATGGGGGGACGGGATTACAACACCACTCGAAGCGCACTGGCCGCCGAATCCTCGGCCCGCTTAACCCGGGTGAATCTTCGCCGAGATGTTGTGTCTAAGCTAGAACAAGCCTTCGCCAATTACCAGCAGGCCGTCGTCAAATTTAAAGTGGATGAAAGCTTTAAGAACGCTGCACAAACTCGTGCAGAAATTGCTCGCAAACGCTACAACAACGGATTGATGACGTTTGAAGATTGGGATGTCATTGAAAACGATCTTATCACTCGGCAAAAAACCTATCTGCAAAGTCGCCGTGATCGTATTTTAGCCGAAGCTTCTTGGGAGCAGGCTTTAGGAAAAGGAGTTCTCCCATGA
- a CDS encoding carbamoyltransferase, which translates to MAILGISAFYHDSSAALIHQGKILCAAQEERFTRKKFDASFPKHAIDFCLKSQNIHPADLEYIVFYEKPFHKFDRILETFLATAPSGFPLFLKAIPEWLKDKLFQKEMIQRQLRSISPDFGNKKTLGGKILFSEHHLSHAASAFFPSPFKSAAILTMDGVGEWSTTTIAHGQDHQIRFIKEIRFPHSLGLLYSAFTAFLGFKVNSGEYKMMGLAPYGKPKYRRMILNHMINVKEDGSFQLNMDYFNFLSDEKMYNPEKWLYLFGERPRIPEGEVTQEQMDLAASIQRVIEDIVLKIAHHARALTGEENVCLAGGVALNCVANGLLLRENVFKNIWIQPASGDAGGSLGAALAVEHIHLKTPRRVQTHDQMNGSYLGPEPTAMETRRTLEKYSAVFENLSEETLMARTAQSLSRGQAVGWVHGPMEFGPRALGNRSILADPRSATIQRDLNLKIKFRESFRPFAPAVLAEKVEEWFEFRGESPYMLFTVDVKKEKLKSLSEQQLARTGMDLLNTDRSQIPAVTHVDNSARLQTVHQETNPRFHRLLRQFYELTGCPILVNTSFNVRGEPIVSSAEDAYRCFMETDLDILVIGNYFLEKSSQPQWTSTQKTQFDLD; encoded by the coding sequence ATGGCCATTTTAGGAATTTCCGCCTTTTACCACGACAGCTCCGCCGCTTTGATTCACCAAGGTAAAATTCTTTGTGCCGCTCAAGAGGAGCGATTCACACGTAAAAAATTTGATGCGAGTTTCCCGAAACATGCCATTGATTTTTGCCTCAAATCTCAGAACATCCATCCGGCCGACTTAGAATACATTGTTTTTTACGAGAAGCCCTTTCATAAATTCGATCGGATCTTAGAGACTTTCCTGGCCACAGCCCCCAGCGGGTTTCCGTTATTTCTGAAAGCCATTCCGGAGTGGCTTAAAGATAAACTTTTCCAAAAGGAAATGATTCAACGTCAGTTGCGGTCAATTTCACCGGACTTTGGAAACAAAAAAACTCTCGGCGGAAAAATTCTTTTCTCGGAACATCATCTCAGCCACGCCGCTTCGGCCTTCTTCCCGTCTCCGTTTAAATCCGCGGCGATCCTCACAATGGATGGAGTTGGAGAATGGTCGACAACCACCATTGCTCATGGTCAGGATCATCAAATTCGCTTTATAAAAGAAATTCGTTTTCCTCATTCGCTGGGTCTGCTTTATTCGGCGTTCACCGCCTTCCTCGGATTTAAGGTGAACTCCGGAGAGTACAAAATGATGGGTTTGGCCCCCTACGGAAAACCGAAGTATCGACGCATGATTCTTAACCATATGATCAACGTGAAAGAGGATGGCTCCTTTCAGTTGAATATGGACTATTTCAACTTTCTTTCCGACGAAAAAATGTATAACCCGGAAAAGTGGCTTTATCTTTTTGGAGAGAGACCCCGAATACCGGAGGGCGAAGTCACTCAGGAGCAGATGGATCTCGCCGCTTCGATACAAAGGGTGATCGAAGATATTGTTCTAAAAATAGCCCATCATGCTCGCGCCCTCACCGGAGAAGAGAACGTTTGTCTAGCGGGTGGTGTCGCCCTGAACTGTGTGGCGAATGGACTATTACTCCGCGAAAATGTTTTCAAAAACATTTGGATTCAACCCGCCTCTGGTGATGCCGGAGGATCGCTCGGTGCAGCTCTTGCTGTGGAGCACATTCATTTGAAAACTCCGCGCCGGGTTCAAACTCACGATCAGATGAATGGCTCTTATCTTGGCCCTGAGCCCACAGCCATGGAGACTCGTCGCACGTTAGAAAAGTACTCGGCCGTCTTTGAAAATCTATCGGAGGAGACTCTGATGGCCCGAACTGCACAATCGCTGAGCCGTGGGCAAGCGGTGGGTTGGGTCCACGGACCTATGGAATTTGGTCCTCGAGCTCTTGGCAATCGCTCTATTCTTGCCGATCCCCGTTCCGCGACAATTCAAAGAGATTTAAATCTCAAAATCAAATTCCGCGAAAGTTTTAGACCATTTGCTCCGGCGGTGCTGGCGGAGAAGGTTGAAGAATGGTTCGAGTTCCGAGGAGAGAGTCCCTACATGCTCTTCACCGTCGATGTTAAAAAGGAAAAACTTAAAAGTTTGTCGGAGCAACAGTTAGCACGCACGGGAATGGATCTATTAAACACCGATCGCTCCCAAATTCCCGCAGTCACTCACGTGGACAATTCGGCACGCCTACAGACAGTCCACCAAGAGACCAATCCCCGCTTCCATCGACTCCTGCGTCAGTTTTACGAACTGACCGGGTGCCCGATTTTAGTCAATACCAGCTTTAATGTGAGAGGCGAACCCATCGTTTCCTCAGCCGAAGACGCCTACCGGTGCTTTATGGAAACCGACTTAGATATTTTAGTCATTGGAAATTACTTTTTAGAAAAATCGAGCCAACCGCAATGGACGTCCACTCAGAAAACTCAATTCGATTTGGATTAA
- a CDS encoding GAF domain-containing protein, whose protein sequence is MRKKPEEKPSMLERFKTLIEIGVALSSEKELTNLMQLFLDKCLEVTQAEGASIYLIDKKMMFHDSKNNPLLTPQKIPVLRFLRTINRSTGAQEQDGVLEINKRSIAGYCALSKETLSIDDCYAMPEDSPFRFNPAYDKERKYHTKSMLAVPMITAHGQVRGVIQLINKLTPKGVKEMSETKVLNVKNVISFDDDDKELMQVFASQAAVAIENAQLSESIEKLFESFVHASIKAIESRDPTTSGHSDRVAILTTELALAVHKTGSGPYKNIIFSEEQIRELRYAALLHDFGKLGVKEEVLLKQKKLHSRELESILLRLDSLEFKEEASMWRRCIEEIFEKLDSADSIKMHDLGHKIEKLKQGIEGSKLMIRQLKSGVMQANEPYVLKDQKSLDRILKMIDVSSQHLGQKILTDKEMKILSIPKGSLSREERLSIESHVDHTYEFLKGIAWTEGLEQIPHIAHCHHEKMDGSGYPRGISGQEIPIQARMMSISDIYDALVAFDRPYKKSLTFDAALDILFAEANDGKLDSELLRIFIEARVFEFVSGMKSKAS, encoded by the coding sequence ATGAGAAAAAAACCTGAAGAAAAACCTTCCATGCTAGAACGATTTAAAACGCTGATTGAGATTGGCGTTGCGTTGTCCTCCGAAAAAGAACTCACCAATTTAATGCAGTTATTTTTGGATAAATGCTTGGAAGTCACTCAGGCCGAGGGAGCCAGCATCTATTTGATCGATAAGAAAATGATGTTTCATGACTCTAAAAACAATCCCCTCCTCACACCACAAAAGATTCCCGTCCTCCGTTTTTTACGGACCATCAATCGCAGCACCGGCGCTCAAGAGCAGGATGGTGTTCTCGAAATTAATAAACGCAGTATCGCCGGCTATTGCGCCCTCTCTAAAGAAACACTGTCCATCGACGACTGCTACGCGATGCCTGAGGACTCTCCGTTCCGCTTTAATCCCGCTTACGATAAAGAGCGAAAGTATCACACAAAATCCATGCTCGCCGTGCCGATGATTACGGCCCACGGGCAAGTTCGAGGAGTGATCCAACTCATCAACAAACTGACTCCCAAGGGGGTCAAAGAGATGAGCGAAACCAAAGTCCTCAACGTCAAAAATGTCATCAGCTTCGATGACGACGATAAAGAATTGATGCAGGTTTTTGCTTCCCAAGCGGCGGTGGCCATTGAAAACGCCCAGTTGAGCGAAAGTATCGAAAAACTTTTCGAAAGCTTCGTTCATGCGTCGATTAAGGCCATTGAATCCCGAGATCCCACCACCAGCGGACACAGTGATCGCGTCGCCATCCTAACGACCGAGTTAGCGCTCGCGGTCCACAAAACTGGAAGTGGTCCGTATAAAAATATTATTTTTTCCGAAGAGCAAATTCGCGAGTTGCGCTACGCGGCCCTCCTCCATGATTTTGGGAAATTAGGGGTCAAAGAAGAAGTTTTGCTCAAACAAAAAAAATTACACTCCCGCGAGCTAGAATCCATTCTGCTTCGACTCGACAGTCTCGAATTTAAGGAAGAGGCTTCGATGTGGCGTCGCTGCATTGAGGAGATTTTCGAAAAATTAGACAGTGCAGATTCCATCAAGATGCACGATTTGGGTCATAAAATAGAAAAGCTCAAGCAAGGGATCGAAGGCTCGAAACTGATGATTCGCCAATTGAAAAGCGGCGTGATGCAGGCCAATGAACCTTACGTCCTTAAAGATCAGAAGAGTCTGGATCGCATTTTAAAGATGATCGACGTCTCGAGCCAGCATCTCGGACAAAAAATTCTTACCGACAAAGAGATGAAGATTCTGTCCATTCCCAAGGGAAGTTTAAGCCGCGAGGAGCGCCTCTCGATTGAATCCCATGTGGACCACACCTACGAATTTCTCAAAGGAATCGCTTGGACCGAAGGCCTTGAGCAAATCCCTCATATCGCCCACTGCCATCACGAAAAAATGGACGGCTCCGGTTACCCTCGTGGGATTTCGGGACAGGAAATCCCCATTCAGGCCCGAATGATGAGCATCTCTGACATTTATGACGCCCTGGTCGCCTTTGATCGTCCCTATAAGAAGTCATTAACCTTTGATGCCGCCCTTGATATTCTGTTTGCAGAGGCCAACGACGGAAAATTGGACTCCGAGCTACTCCGCATCTTTATCGAAGCCCGTGTGTTTGAATTTGTATCAGGAATGAAGTCGAAGGCCTCATAA